Genomic segment of Leopardus geoffroyi isolate Oge1 chromosome B2, O.geoffroyi_Oge1_pat1.0, whole genome shotgun sequence:
CGCCCAGGATGGGGTGCACGGGGTGCACCGCGTTGGCGGCGTGCGCGGGGTGGCCGGCCGAGTGGCCCACGGTCCCGCAGTGGAAGGCAGAGTGGTGGCCCCCGTAGATCTCGCCAACCAACCTCTTCATCTCCTCCAGGGAGCTGGTGAGCATGAGGATGTAGTTTCTGGCCAGCAGGAGAGTGGCGATCTTGGAGAGCTTGCGCACCGAGGGCCCGTGCGCGTAGGGCATGACCTCTCGCAGCCCGTCCATGGCGAGGTTTAGGTCGTGCATCCGCTTGCGCTCCCGACCGTTGATCTTCAGCCTCAACTGCTGTAGGTCCTGCTCCGACAGCTGCTTCTTGATTTTGTACTTGCTGCTCTCGCCGGTGGCCTTGGCGCCGGCCCGCGAGAGGCTTTCCCCGGGCATCTTCTGCACCATGTCGCCCTGCGTGGAGGAGACCGAGTTGAGACGGCTctcctggtggtggtggtggcggtggtggtgttCCCTCAGATACATCTCATCCATGTCCGGCGATGAAGCTCTGCTGGAGACAGAGCTCGAATCAGAATTCATTTTATTACGGGGGATGCGGCCCTACCGCGGGGAGGCTTTAGGTGGGAAATTAAGGAaaatcttgaaattaaaaaaaaaaaaatctgcacggCCCAGCGACCCACTTCTCAGTGGCAAGACTTGAGAAGAAAAGCTGAGGCACTGCCTTTCcccgcctctctccctccccactcccttctctcCGGTTAGGCTGTTTCCTGGACAGCGGGTTGGTGTTTGCTGGGACTAACCTCACGCTGAAAAAGAGGGGCTTTTATAGAGCTGCGGcggagaaaagagacaaaaggaacCCTCCTATCTATCCTGGGCTGGTTAGGACGACGTGCCGTCATTCAGGGCGGTGCGCTTTGCTGTCCCATTTTGCAAGGATTCCTATTCATATTCATTGTGGGGCCGCCCTGGGACACCTCTGCTCCGAACCGCTAGGAGCCCCAAGGCACAAAACCCTCTCTGATTGACACACTCACCGCTCCAGCTCGCtccttcctggattttttttttttttttaacttccctccccctcctccccccgcaaATTTCCCTAACCAAATCACACCTAAGGAACCAACCGCCGGAAGGAAAGGGAGCCAGGCAGTAGTCGGAGATTCCTCCGGGTTCCTAGAGAGAAACTgaaacattctcttttcttcatagCTACTCCCAAGTTTTGGGGAATGTGAGCAAAAGAAGTCCTAATGGAACCGTGTCAAGGACAGAGATGCGGTTGGAGGGCAGGTTCCCCGCGCTAGGGGGTGGGcgcgggggtggagggagagggggacctCGTGTCGCTGGGCACTGTCTGAACTGGTTGGTTATTAGGTCTCTTTTCCTAAACACTGATACGGTGTTCATTTTGTTTACTGAGCCCTTCTGGCCTAATTGCAATGGGACCTCCGTTTGTGGTGAAGGGCTTGCCCCGACACTGATATAGggatgggttttcttttcttttctcttttcttttcttttctcttttcttttcttttcttttctttttcctttccctttctttctttctttctttctttctttatttctttctctcttttccctcgtTTAAATAGATTACTGAAAGAATTTGCTTTGCACAATTCTCTAACTTCTTAGACCTGGAcctgaggaaaacaaacaacaccaaaaaaacaaaaacaaaaacaaaaacaaaaacccaaccaaggggaggggaggaaaagtgGCGGAGTAGCCAGGGAGGGAGTTAGAGATAGGAAGGGTTCCCAAGAACTCCAGAGAGATTGTTCCTGCCGGGGCTACCCCGCAGCCCCCGGACCCTGGCGCTAACAGAAGCGGGTGGGGCAGTCCCGGTCGGGAGCTGGCACGCAGAGGCGGGTAGCATCTGCAGCTCGGCGCCACTGGGCTGGGGCCGGTGGGTCCACGGGGTGGGGAAAGCCGGTGCTGAGGGTCGAATAAGAAACAACGTGTGTTTGTGTGGGCGCGCGTGTTCTGCAGGGAAAGGATTTGGAGAGTCCCGTAGGCGTGCGCGCGTGGGCACTGCGGGCCAGTGCTCGGTGGATTCTGGGGATAAAGAGGAAGGAGGCCTGGAGTTTGGAACCTTCGGTTCCAGGGCGGAGGTCGGCGCGATCTTTCTTCCCCCTTGCTGTGTTTTGTCAATGGGACTAAAGAGTTGAGGGGCGGGAAAGCAGAAACCCTCGGGAGCCCGCGGGAGGCCTCTAGAAGAGCCTGGGCACCGCCACACTCTGGGCTCGGAGGAACCCAAGACAGGTGCCAGGTTGTAGTCGAGTGGATGCAAAGTGTGAAACCGAAACAATCCCGGAATCTCTGGCAGTCAGGGCCTCGGACTGCGCGGCGCAGTCAGTGCATATCTTTGGGACTAGCAAGGTAGAGGAGGCCTCACTTTGCCTCCACTTTGTGGACAAAGTGGAACGGCCAACAGAGAGGGTTGCATGCCTAGCCCGGGAGTCTGTAAGCTCTGCGAGGCTTTGCCTCTTTGGCAGAGACGCAACATTGGAGAGGATGCTTTTCTGCACTGAACTTCGCTTCTctgtaagagaagaaaatggacgAGAGTCCTTCCTCAACGCCAGGACCTTAGGGCCCTTGAAGACTGGACTTCTATCCTCCTACCGCCCCCACCTCCGTAGAAGGGAGGTTTTTTAAAACGAAGAATCCAAATGATTCGATTTGGAATGTGGAAAGGTTGATTGTCCAAACGCACTTCTAATATCCAAGCCAAAGAAATGTTTCTGAATTCACCAGACCCGTCCCTTTGAGCTCAGACAGCGACATCCACCGAACTGCTTATGAGAAAAAGGCTTCCAGAACATCAGCATGTATTCGGACAGTCCtaggtgatggtgatggtggagaGGCGTGGTCCAGACCGCCGCCCCCAGCGCTTCTCTGCTGCTCACGTCGGGCGGCGGGGGAGCCCTGGGAACCCCACACTGGAGGAAAAGACGTTTCCCAGCCTTTGGGCCAGTGCACAggcccgccccccgccgcctccTGAGCCACCTTCCTGACCCTCGGGCATCGACTCGGGCCTTTCCCTTGCCCAAACTGAGAATGCTGTAACTCAGTTTTCATTTCAGGAAGTAGCGAAGTCTAGTTAGAACGATTGATTACAAATGAAGGAGTAGAAAAAGTTATGCTgctaaaggctttttaaaaaagcattaaaaaaaaaaaccttccaattTTCTCAGTGGGCAATATGACACAAGGTATAAAATTTTCTCACGTTAATCGAGGTGGCAGGGAAAAAGGGAAGCTGGCCTTGAAATACAAACT
This window contains:
- the OLIG3 gene encoding oligodendrocyte transcription factor 3; the encoded protein is MNSDSSSVSSRASSPDMDEMYLREHHHRHHHHQESRLNSVSSTQGDMVQKMPGESLSRAGAKATGESSKYKIKKQLSEQDLQQLRLKINGRERKRMHDLNLAMDGLREVMPYAHGPSVRKLSKIATLLLARNYILMLTSSLEEMKRLVGEIYGGHHSAFHCGTVGHSAGHPAHAANAVHPVHPILGGALSSGNGSSPLSAASLPAIGTIRPPHSLLKAPSTPPALQLGSGFQHWAGLPCPCTICQMPPPPHLSALSTANMARLSAESKDLLK